In Nicotiana tabacum cultivar K326 chromosome 2, ASM71507v2, whole genome shotgun sequence, the following proteins share a genomic window:
- the LOC107783829 gene encoding actin-depolymerizing factor 1 isoform X1, whose product MANAASGMAVHDDCKLRFLELKAKRTHRFIVFKIEEKQKQVVVEKVGEPTESYEDFAASLPDNECRYAVYDFDFVTAENCQKSRIFFIAWSPDTSRVRSKMIYASSKDRFKRELDGIQVELQATDPTEMGLDVIKSRAN is encoded by the exons ATG GCTAATGCAGCGTCTGGGATGGCTGTGCACGATGACTGCAAGTTAAGGTTCTTGGAGCTGAAAGCCAAAAGGACTCACCGCTTTATTGTTTTTAAGATAGAGGAGAAACAAAAGCAGGTTGTGGTTGAAAAGGTTGGTGAGCCAACCGAAAGCTACGAGGATTTCGCTGCAAGTCTTCCTGATAATGAATGTAGATATGCTGTCTACGATTTTGACTTTGTCACTGCAGAGAATTGCCAGAAAAGCAGGATCTTTTTCATTGCATG GTCCCCTGACACGTCGAGGGTGAGAAGTAAGATGATCTATGCCAGTTCAAAGGACAGATTCAAGAGAGAGCTCGACGGAATTCAGGTTGAGTTGCAAGCAACTGATCCAACTGAAATGGGACTTGATGTTATTAAGAGCCGCGCCAACTAG
- the LOC107783829 gene encoding actin-depolymerizing factor 1 isoform X2, producing MAVHDDCKLRFLELKAKRTHRFIVFKIEEKQKQVVVEKVGEPTESYEDFAASLPDNECRYAVYDFDFVTAENCQKSRIFFIAWSPDTSRVRSKMIYASSKDRFKRELDGIQVELQATDPTEMGLDVIKSRAN from the exons ATGGCTGTGCACGATGACTGCAAGTTAAGGTTCTTGGAGCTGAAAGCCAAAAGGACTCACCGCTTTATTGTTTTTAAGATAGAGGAGAAACAAAAGCAGGTTGTGGTTGAAAAGGTTGGTGAGCCAACCGAAAGCTACGAGGATTTCGCTGCAAGTCTTCCTGATAATGAATGTAGATATGCTGTCTACGATTTTGACTTTGTCACTGCAGAGAATTGCCAGAAAAGCAGGATCTTTTTCATTGCATG GTCCCCTGACACGTCGAGGGTGAGAAGTAAGATGATCTATGCCAGTTCAAAGGACAGATTCAAGAGAGAGCTCGACGGAATTCAGGTTGAGTTGCAAGCAACTGATCCAACTGAAATGGGACTTGATGTTATTAAGAGCCGCGCCAACTAG
- the LOC107783828 gene encoding uncharacterized protein LOC107783828 produces MAFSFSSFLKCHPWPQSQNLPNPLTLPPSLHSPKPISLPFSTPQERVPSVSASNSSSVSAVLPSKAKELLPEFTPKQLLDTLRKENDETSAFHLFEWASKQPHFRPTLSIYEEILRKLGNVGSFDSMRRVLDDMKKLQVEFVEGTFFIFIESYAKFDLYDEAIGVLDMMWKEFGIKPGTYSFNLLLNVLVDGNKLKLVENVHSRMLDEGVKADVSTFNILIKALCKTHQIRPAILMMEEMPVHGLVPDEKTFTTIMQGYIEEGNLDGALRIRDQMVAAKCPASNITVNLLIHGYCKEGRIDEALNFVQDMCSRGFSPDQFTFNTLINGLCKAGHAVQALDILDLMLQDGFDPDVYTYNILISGLGEVGEVQEAIELLNQMLVRDCSPNTVTYNTIISALCRENQVQEATEFARVLTSKGFLPDVCTFNSLIQGLCFTGKFNVAMELFEEMKNKGCEPDEFTYNILIDCLCTKRRLGEAMNLLKDMESSGCARSVITYNTLIDGFCKDKKIEEAEEIFDQMELHGVSRNLVTYNTLIDGLCKTRRVEEAAQLMDQMILEGLKPDKFTFNSILSHFCRAGDIKKAADIVQTMTSNGCEPDIVTYGTLIQGLCKAGRVEVASRLLRSIQMKGMVLTPQAYNPVIQALFRRRRTKEAVRLFREMEETANPPDAFSYKIVFRGISSGGGPIQEAVDFSIEMMEKGHIPEFSSFYNLAEGLYSLSMEDTLIKLVGMIMKKANFSDSEVTMVKGFLKIRKYQDALATLGRVLNSRNPKRTYWD; encoded by the coding sequence ATGGCTTTCTCTTTCTCTTCCTTCCTCAAGTGCCACCCATGGCCTCAATCTCAAAATCTACCAAACCCCTTAACTTTGCCTCCTTCTTTGCATTCTCCTAAACCCATTTCTCTCCCATTTTCAACCCCCCAAGAACGTGTTCCTTCAGTTTCTGCCTCCAATTCATCTTCTGTTTCAGCTGTTTTACCTTCCAAAGCAAAAGAACTCTTACCTGAGTTCACTCCAAAACAACTTCTAGACACCCTTCGTAAAGAAAATGACGAAACTTCAGCTTTTCACCTCTTTGAATGGGCTTCTAAGCAACCCCATTTTAGACCAACTTTGTCTATATATGAGGAGATTCTTAGGAAGCTTGGAAATGTGGGGTCTTTCGATTCGATGAGGCGAGTATTGGATGATATGAAGAAATTGCAGGTTGAATTTGTTGAAGGTACTTTCTTTATCTTTATTGAAAGTTATgcaaagtttgatttgtatgatgaaGCTATTGGGGTTCTTGATATGATGTGGAAAGAGTTTGGTATAAAGCCTGGAACCTATAGTTTCAATTTGTTGTTGAATGTTCTTGTTGatggaaataagttaaaactTGTCGAAAATGTACATAGTAGAATGTTGGATGAAGGGGTAAAGGCGGATGTATCGACTTTTAATATATTGATTAAAGCTTTATGTAAAACACATCAAATTAGGCCAGCTATTTTGATGATGGAGGAAATGCCTGTCCATGGTTTGGTGCCGGATGAGAAGACGTTTACGACGATAATGCAAGGTTATATTGAGGAAGGGAATTTAGATGGTGCATTGAGAATTAGGGATCAAATGGTGGCAGCTAAATGTCCTGCAAGTAATATTACTGTGAACCTTTTGATTCACGGGTACTGTAAAGAAGGCAGGATTGACGAAGCTCTTAATTTTGTGCAAGACATGTGTAGTCGAGGTTTTTCTCCGGACCAATTTACCTTTAACACTTTGATAAACGGTTTATGCAAAGCAGGGCATGCTGTCCAAGCCTTGGATATTTTGGATTTAATGCTTCAAGACGGGTTTGACCCTGATGTATATACTTATAATATTTTGATTTCTGGACTTGGTGAAGTGGGTGAAGTCCAAGAGGCTATTGAGCTTCTCAATCAGATGCTTGTAAGGGACTGCTCGCCTAATACAGTCACTTATAACACCATTATTAGTGCTTTGTGCAGGGAGAACCAAGTCCAAGAAGCTACTGAGTTTGCTCGTGTTCTTACAAGCAAGGGATTCTTACCTGATGTTTGCACTTTCAATTCTCTCATACAAGGTCTCTGCTTCACCGGCAAGTTCAACGTTGCAATGGAACTGTttgaagaaatgaaaaacaaaGGGTGCGAGCCAGACGAGTTCACTTACAATATCCTAATTGATTGTCTCTGTACCAAAAGGAGATTAGGTGAAGCTATGAACCTACTCAAAGATATGGAGTCAAGTGGCTGTGCAAGAAGCGTGATAACATACAATACTTTGATAGATGGCTTCTGCAAAGACAAGAAAATTGAAGAAGCAGAAGAGATCTTCGACCAAATGGAACTACATGGGGTTTCTAGAAACTTGGTCACCTATAACACTCTCATTGATGGTCTTTGTAAGACCAGGCGGGTTGAGGAGGCTGCTCAGCTTATGGACCAGATGATACTGGAAGGACTAAAGCCTGATAAATTCACATTTAATTCCATTCTTTCTCACTTCTGCAGAGCAGGTGATATAAAAAAGGCAGCAGACATTGTGCAAACCATGACATCAAATGGGTGTGAACCAGACATTGTTACGTACGGGACCCTAATCCAGGGACTATGTAAAGCAGGTAGGGTTGAGGTTGCAAGCAGGCTCCTCAGAAGTATTCAAATGAAAGGAATGGTTTTGACCCCACAGGCCTATAATCCTGTAATTCAGGCACTCTTCAGACGGCGGAGAACCAAGGAAGCCGTAAGACTCTTCAGAGAAATGGAGGAAACGGCTAATCCTCCTGATGCTTTTTCTTATAAGATTGTTTTCCGTGGTATTTCTTCTGGTGGGGGACCCATTCAAGAAGCTGTAGATTTTTCTATTGAGATGATGGAAAAAGGACACATTCCTGAATTCTCCTCATTCTACAATCTTGCTGAAGGACTGTATTCTTTGTCTATGGAAGATACGCTAATTAAGCTTGTTGGCATGATCATGAAGAAAGCAAACTTCTCAGACAGTGAGGTTACCATGGTTAAGGGTTTCCTGAAAATCCGGAAATACCAAGATGCACTGGCTACTCTTGGCCGTGTCTTGAATAGCAGAAATCCCAAAAGGACATACTGGGATTAA